One stretch of Coraliomargarita sinensis DNA includes these proteins:
- a CDS encoding DUF6389 family protein, whose translation MEKDEYISEVLKVLDSHSAEIKGKFEDALDSLPPKAVAVEVNVFSDQDGEGFLTIRVSLDGPDLYVLNKKIEEKACLFDTVMGSDGFEPPLPMLDPFDIEFDSPDILVDTATRWLHKELSQTNLSKVNLPITILNPEGYGTVGAIKLNG comes from the coding sequence TCGATTCTCATTCAGCCGAGATAAAAGGGAAGTTCGAGGATGCACTCGACTCGTTACCGCCAAAGGCAGTCGCAGTCGAGGTGAACGTTTTCTCAGATCAAGATGGCGAAGGTTTTTTGACTATTCGAGTATCATTGGATGGGCCTGACCTTTATGTCTTGAATAAGAAAATCGAAGAGAAGGCATGCCTATTTGATACGGTGATGGGTTCAGATGGATTTGAGCCACCATTACCGATGCTAGATCCGTTCGATATTGAATTCGATTCTCCGGACATTTTGGTGGACACTGCCACTCGCTGGCTCCATAAAGAATTAAGCCAAACTAATCTATCGAAAGTAAACCTTCCGATCACGATTCTCAATCCAGAGGGTTACGGAACAGTCGGAGCAATTAAACTAAATGGATAG